GTTTTGTATGTTcgaattgtcattttatttttacgtTATTGGATATAGGAAGTAGTGTAATTGAGGTGGAGTAGATTAGGCGGAGGTAGAAATAGAGGTTAAGGAGAGTGATGATGGCTATGATGGTGGGAATAATGAGGCTATTATTTTTTGTGAATTCTTCGATGATAACTCATTTGGGCAAGAAGCCGGTTAGTGGGGGTAGGCCTCCTAGGGAGAGGAGGGTGGATGGAATTAGAGGAGTTAGTCATGTTAGCTTGTTTCAGGTGCGAGATAGTAGTAGGGTTGTGGTGCTGGAGTTTAAGTTGAGTAACAGAAATGCGGTAGTAGTTAGGATGATGTAAATAGTTAAATTAAGAATGGTTATGTTGGGGTTGTATGGTAGAACTGCTATTATTCAGCCTATGTGGGTGATTGAGGAGTATGCTAGGATTTTGCGTAGTTGGGTTTGGTTTAGTCCGCCTCAGCTGCCTGTTATAATGGACAAGATTGAAAGGGTGAGGAGAAGGTTTACGTTCAGTGATGAGGAGATTTGGTATATAATTGAGATGGGGGCTAATTTTTGTCATGTGAGGAGGAGTAGGCCGGATATTAGGGGGGTGCCTTGGGTAACTTCTGGAACTCAGAAGTGAAAGGGGGCTATTCCTAGTTTTATTGCTAttgctattataattattaatgatgAGTATTGATTGGTAGTATTGGTCATGGTTCATTGTCCGGAGAATATGTTGTTGGAGAGGATAGCTATTAGGAGAATTATGGACGCGGTTGCTTGTGTGAGAAAGTATTTGATGGCAGCTTCTGTGGAGCGGGGGCTTATTTTTTTGGTTAGGACTGGGATAAAAGCTAGCATGTTTATTTCTAGGCCTACTCAGGTGAAAAATCAGTGTGAGCTTAGCGCTGTAATGAGTGTGCCTGCAAAGATGGTAGAGTAGATGATGGGTTGGGCTAGGGGATTAATTAGTACGGGAAGGGTATAACCAACATTTTCGGGGTATGGGCCCGATAGCTTATTTAGCTGACCTTACTTTAGGATGGGGTGTGATAGGTGGCACGGAGAATTTTGGATTCTCAGGGATGGGTTCGATTCTCATAGTCCTAGAAATAAGGGGATTTGAACTCCTATTATTTACTCTATCAAAGTAATTCTTTTATCAGACATATTTCTTAGGTTTGAGGGGGAATGCTGGAGATTGTAGTGGGTATGGAGACATATCACATGAGTGATGCTAGGGTGAGTGGTAGGAAGTTTTTTCATAGGAGGTGTATGAGTTGGTCGTAGCGAAATCGGGGATATGCTGTTCGAATTCATAGGAACAGGGAGGTTAGAAGTAGAGCTTTGGTGACAAAGTATGTCGTGTAGAGTTCAGGGGAGTGCGCATTGTATGTTGTTCCTAGGAAGATTGTAGCAGTGAGGGTGTTTATTATAATAATGTTTATGTATTCGGCTATGAAAAATAGGGCAAAGGGGCCTGCGGCATATTCGATGTTAAAGCCTGAGACTAATTCAGATTCTCCTTCAGTAAGGTCGAAGGGAGTCCGGTTGGTTTCTGCTAGTGTAGAGATAAATCATATTATGGCCAAGGGTCATGATGGCAGGATTAGTCACAGGTGCTCTTGTGTTGTGATAAGGGTAGAGAGATTGAAGGAGCCACTTATTAGTAGCGTTGATAGTAGAATAATGGCTAGAGTGACTTCGTATGAGATTGTTTGGGCTACTGCTCATAATGCGCCGATCAAGGCGTAGTTCGAGTTTGATGCTCACCCTGATCAGAGGATTGAGTAAACGGCTAGGCTAGAGGTGGCTAGGATAAATAGGAGGCCTAAGTTAAGATTGACTAGGGGGTTGGGCATGGGGAGGGGGGTTCATAATAAGAGGGCGATGGTGAGGGCTAAGGTTGGGGCGGTGATGTAGAGGGTAATGGTTGAAGTGGAGGGTTTTAAGGGTTCTTTAGTGAAGAGTTTTATGGCATCAGCGAAAAGCTGTAATAGTCCGTAGGGGCCTACAATGTTGGGACCTTTGCGTAGTTGTATGTAGCCTAGAATTTTTCGTTCGGTTAGCATTAGGAATGCTATTGCGATTAGGATAGGTACAATGAGGAGTAGGAGGTTGGTCATGGGTATATTGTTAAGAAGAGGAATTGAACCTCTGATTataaagttttaagttttatgcGATTACCGGGCTCTGCCATCTTAACAAACTCTGTTCTTGAGTGGGTGTTGGTGTGGTGTTAAATTGAGATAATATCATTTATTGGGGAAGGCGCTTTGTGAAGTAGGCCTCATTTCTCTTGTCCTTTCGTACAGGGAGAAATTTAGAACAGATAGAAACCGACCTGGATTACTCCGGTCTGAACTCAGATCACGTAGGACTTTAATCGTTGAACAAACGAACCTTTAATAGCGGCTGCACCATCGGGATGTCCTGATCCAACATCGAGGTCGTAAACCCTATTGTTGATATGGACTCTGGAATAGGATTGCGCTGTTATCCCTAGGGTAACTTGTTCCGTTGGTCAAGTTATTGGATCAATTAGACGTAGTAATTCGCTTTGACTGGTGAGGTCTTAGCATGTATTGCTCGGAGGTTGGGTTGTGCTCCGAGGTCGCCCCAACCGAAATTTTTAATGCAGGTTTAATAGTTTAGGACCTGTGGGTTTGTTAAGTATTGTTTGCATTAATGAATTAAAGCTCCATAGGGTCTTCTCGTCTTGCTATGTTATGCCCGCCTCTTCACGGGTAGGTCAATTTCACTGGTTGAAAGTAAGAGACAGCTGAACCCTCGTGGAGCCATTCATACAAGTCCCTATTTAAGGAACAAGTGATTATGCTACCTTTGCACGGTTAGGGTACCGCGGCCGTTAAACATATGTCACCGGGCAGGCGGTGCCTCTAATACTGGTAATGCTAGAGGTGATGTTTTTGGTAAACAGGGGGGGTAAGATTTGCCgagttccttttactttttttaacctttccttgTGGGCATGCCTGTGTTGGGTTAACAGTGGGGGTAATAATGGCTTGTTGGTTGGTTGTAGATATTGGGCTGTTAATTGTCAGTTTAATATTTTGGTCTGATGTAGGCTTATGCGGAGGAGAATGTTTTCATGTTACTTATACTAACATTAGCTCTTCTATGGGGTAATAGATTGGTCCAATTGAGTGTAAGGAGTTCGGTTGTATGTTTGGGATTTTTTAAGGTTGTGGGTGTTGAGCTTGAACGCTTTCTTAATTGGTGGCTGCTTTTAGGCCTACTATGGGTGTTAAATTTTTTACTCTCTTTACAAGGTTTTTTCCTAGTGTCTAAAGAGCTGTTCCTCTTTGGACTAACAGTTAAATTTACAGGGGGATTTAGAGGGTTCTGTAGGTAAATTTAAAGTTGAACTAAGATTCTATCTTGGACAACCAGCTATCACCAGGCTCGGTAGGTTTGTCGCCTCTACCTATAAATCTTCCCACTATTTTGCTACATAGACGGGTGTGCTCTTTTAGCTGTTCTTAGGTAGCTCGTCTGGTTTCGGGGGTCTTAGCTTTGGTTCTCTTTGCAAAGTTATTTCTAGTTAATTCATTATGCAAAAGGTACAGGGGTTAGTCCTTGCTGTATTATGCTTGGgtataatttttcatctttccctTGCGGTACTATGTCTATTGCGCTGGTTTACAATTTCTATCGCCTATACTTTATTTGGGTAAATGGTTTGGTTAAGGTTGTTTGGTAGTAGGGTGGAGGGGGTTTGGGGCTAGGTTTGGCTCAGAGTGGTCAAGTTGAGTTGAAATCTCCTAAGTGTAAGTTGGGTGCTTTATGTTAAGCTTCACTCTGGTTCGTCCAAGTGCACTTTCCAGTACACTTACCATGTT
This portion of the Pan troglodytes isolate AG18354 chromosome 11, NHGRI_mPanTro3-v2.0_pri, whole genome shotgun sequence genome encodes:
- the MTRNR2L14 gene encoding MTRNR2-like 14 — its product is MAPRGFSCLLLSTSEIDLPVKRRA